In the genome of Ptychodera flava strain L36383 chromosome 13, AS_Pfla_20210202, whole genome shotgun sequence, one region contains:
- the LOC139147014 gene encoding adhesion G protein-coupled receptor L3-like — MSFWMKPMSFANLADSNTNPDGYGYILSSGPSGDKGFILKCTRSSMNFIVNDGQTVWDASMPTTRLSRVWTNIALSWSQEQGPRVLINGLEPYTTVNMTSLSTTAAPHSFNKLHLGKRNDANSGYFYAAYDDLAVWYKVLEFSDPNVVKFVYGEDCHEVLITTNHAELDAKSVWTGTIECDNQHASGCSRDLDELYEMTIVDGVLSAAAYEIAIAKLNSYVQPRTYMTLDELEVSSEILNKLLHHTLPNKINDTAAEDDLQTVMDVSSNLLESHRTGKWKSVHQSHPGATMMMKDIEAYAMDVVKRMRDENGRKADLNVTLTSDNLIMNLARFDIADYDPQEQFTFPVYADGRLSSIDTAWNNPQDSITLPKNIFDFTIKNTGKASIVSFLYETIDDVLPEYSEDENLQPDSLKVNSRVLSLLLDPELREDLYNPIEIVLQHSEEKLSGEESLCAFWDFNMPNTISGGWNTSGCDVHRSYKTETICHCYHLTHFTTVKQPKALVIESRHDKILRIITWVGIVLSMLTLILLLAIYVGFRPLRRVHHMIHINLIVAMLLAKLCVIVVLLSVNNKNACKTMAVFLHFFYTASFSWMLVDGIHLLVEIKVTLALWFRERLRYYLLIGWGSSEVRLVGKAIITRKDVEKEIKTKLKRLSMTKEEQLKQIEEERKPPPKPACKYDHGEIVPD, encoded by the exons ATGTCGTTTTGGATGAAACCAATGTCTTTTGCAAATCTGGCGGATTCTAACACCAATCCCGATGGTTATGGTTACATTCTCAG CTCTGGTCCCTCAGGTGACAAGGGATTCATCTTGAAGTGCACCCGCAGTTCTATGAACTTCATCGTGAACGACGGCCAAACGGTGTGGGACGCATCGATGCCGACAACACGGCTGTCGAGGGTGTGGACCAACATCGCCCTCTCGTGGAGTCAGGAGCAAGGGCCTAGAGTATTGATCAATGGTCTTGAACCAT ACACTACCGTCAACATGACCAGCCTGTCCACAACAGCAGCACCACACTCTTTCAATAAGCTACACCTCGGAAAGCGAAACGACGCCAACAGCGGTTACTTCTACGCGGCGTACGACGACCTGGCCGTCTGGTATAAAGTGCTAGAGTTCTCGGATCCAAACGTTGTGAAGTTTGTGTACGGCGAAGACTGCCATGAAGTCC TTATCACTACCAACCACGCTGAACTTGACGCGAAGTCTGTTTGGACTGGCACTATTGAATGCGACAACCAGCATGCCTCGGGATGCTCGAGGGATCTCGACGAACTGTATGAAATG ACGATTGTAGATGGCGTTTTATCTGCTGCGGCCTACGAGATAGCCATTGCCAAGTTGAACAGCTATGTACAACCGAGGACCTACATGACGTTGGACGAGCTGGAAGTGTCCTCGGAAATTCTGAATAAACTGCTTCATCATACACTACCGAACAAGATAAACGACACGGCGGCGGAAGACGATTTGCAG ACTGTGATGGATGTATCAAGTAATTTGTTGGAAAGCCATCGAACCGGAAAATGGAAGTCAGTTCATCAG AGCCATCCCGGGGCGACTATGATGATGAAGGACATTGAAGCATACGCAATGGACGTCGTCAAGAGAATGAGAGACGAAAACGGGCGAAAAGCTGACTTGAACGTGACATTGACATCAGATAATTTAA TAATGAACTTGGCAAGGTTCGACATCGCTGACTACGATCCGCAGGAGCAGTTTACGTTCCCGGTTTACGCGGACGGGAGACTCAGTTCCATCGACACTGCCTGGAACAACCCTCAAGACTCCATAACACTGCCAAAGAATATCTTCGACTTCACAATCAAAA ATACTGGCAAAGCCTCCATAGTTTCCTTTTTGTACGAGACAATTGATGACGTACTTCCGGAGTATTCTGAAGACGA GAATTTGCAGCCAGATAGTTTAAAGGTCAACAGTCGTGTGTTGTCTCTTCTACTGGACCCTGAACTGAGAGAGGACCTGTACAATCCGATCGAAATCGTCCTTCAACATAGCGAG GAGAAACTGTCGGGTGAAGAGTCTCTCTGTGCATTCTGGGACTTCAATATGCC AAACACCATAAGTGGTGGTTGGAACACGAGTGGATGCGACGTTCATAGAAGTTACAAAACGGAGACTATATGCCACTGCTACCATCTGACCCACTTCACGACCGTCAAACAACCTAAAGCTTTAGTG ATTGAAAGTCGCCACGACAAGATACTACGAATCATAACATGGGTCGGAATCGTTCTCTCCATGTTGACCTTGATACTCCTGCTGGCTATTTATGTTGGCTTCAG ACCGCTCAGACGAGTGCATCACATGATACACATCAACCTGATAGTGGCCATGCTACTGGCCAAGTTGTGTGTCATCGTTGTACTATTAAGCGTCAATAACAAG AATGCTTGTAAAACGATGGCGGTGTTTCTACACTTCTTCTATACTGCCTCGTTTTCGTGGATGTTGGTAGATGGTATTCACTTATTGGTGGAGATCAAAGTCACGCTGGCGCTGTGGTTCCGCGAGAGGCTACGATACTACCTCCTCATTGGTTGGG GTAGCTCTGAG GTAAGACTGGTTGGGAAGGCAATTATTACAAGAAAGGACGTCGAAAAAGAAATTAAGACGAAACTAAAAAGGCTGTCGATG ACAAAGGAAGAGCAATTAAAACAAATTGAAGAGGAGAGGAAACCGCCTCCAAAACCAGCGTGTAAGTATGACCACGGTGAAATTGTTCCTGACTAA